In Synechococcus sp. CB0101, a genomic segment contains:
- a CDS encoding glycosyltransferase family 2 protein gives MDGLGLSVGLRWLLGWWLSWHLCPLPLGQLEHSPAVSVLIPARNEETTLGNLLSALQAQRLKPLEVIVIDDHSTDRTAAVAAAAGGELPLLLIQPPPLPPGWCGKTWALHNGVRASSGEVLVFLDADTEPAPGFLHSLVVQQQALGGLVSVQPFHRTERLYEQLSLLFNLVGLMAVPLGVRCGVAFGPAMATSREHYRRSGGHAAVAGKVVEDWFLAHRYEQAGLAVSAFIGDGLIAYRMYPGGLGDLVVGFDKNFATAAGEVRWPWMLAVVLWLSGLFWAAWCLPASLLGWPLVGTADVRLHAAVYAAYALQLLVITQRVGRFRWSPLIFPIPVLFFLVVFVLAIVNLERGSVRWKGRTVSTR, from the coding sequence GTGGATGGGCTGGGCCTTTCTGTGGGGTTGCGTTGGTTGCTGGGTTGGTGGTTGTCGTGGCATTTATGCCCCTTACCGCTCGGCCAGTTGGAGCACAGCCCAGCGGTTTCGGTGTTGATTCCGGCCCGCAATGAGGAAACAACCCTGGGCAACTTGCTAAGTGCCTTGCAGGCGCAAAGGCTCAAACCGTTGGAGGTGATCGTGATCGACGACCACTCCACCGATCGCACCGCTGCGGTTGCTGCTGCCGCTGGCGGCGAACTGCCCTTGCTGTTGATCCAGCCACCCCCCTTGCCGCCGGGTTGGTGCGGCAAAACCTGGGCCTTGCACAACGGCGTGCGAGCCAGCTCCGGGGAGGTGTTGGTGTTTCTTGATGCCGATACCGAACCGGCTCCGGGCTTCTTGCACAGCCTGGTGGTGCAGCAGCAAGCCCTGGGCGGATTGGTGTCGGTGCAGCCGTTTCACCGCACGGAACGGTTGTATGAGCAGTTGTCGTTGTTGTTCAACCTGGTGGGCCTGATGGCGGTGCCGCTGGGGGTGCGCTGCGGTGTGGCCTTCGGGCCGGCCATGGCCACCAGCCGCGAGCACTACCGCCGCAGTGGGGGCCATGCCGCGGTGGCCGGCAAGGTGGTGGAGGACTGGTTTTTGGCCCATCGCTACGAGCAGGCGGGCTTGGCCGTGAGCGCCTTCATCGGCGACGGCCTGATCGCCTACCGCATGTATCCCGGCGGTCTTGGCGATCTGGTGGTGGGCTTCGACAAAAACTTCGCCACTGCAGCCGGGGAAGTGCGCTGGCCCTGGATGCTGGCGGTGGTGCTCTGGCTCTCGGGCTTGTTCTGGGCCGCCTGGTGTCTGCCAGCTTCTCTGTTGGGTTGGCCGCTGGTGGGTACCGCCGATGTGCGCCTGCATGCGGCGGTGTATGCGGCCTACGCCCTGCAGCTGCTGGTGATCACCCAGCGGGTCGGGCGCTTTCGCTGGAGCCCTTTGATCTTTCCGATTCCCGTGCTGTTTTTTTTGGTGGTGTTTGTGCTGGCCATCGTCAATCTCGAGCGCGGCTCCGTGCGCTGGAAAGGCCGCACGGTGAGCACCCGTTGA
- a CDS encoding DUF3136 domain-containing protein encodes MSPQEARITIGELEANYQLYCKALKMLIAEKRTLNKIQRTVCWGRLETLHHCLPKHYKSPQYLYAQLTREEKKVAT; translated from the coding sequence ATGAGCCCCCAGGAAGCCCGCATCACGATTGGCGAGCTCGAAGCCAATTACCAGCTGTATTGCAAAGCCCTGAAGATGTTGATCGCTGAGAAGCGAACCCTCAACAAGATTCAGCGCACGGTCTGTTGGGGACGACTCGAGACATTGCATCATTGCTTACCGAAACACTACAAATCGCCGCAATATCTCTACGCCCAACTGACTCGGGAGGAAAAAAAGGTTGCGACCTGA
- a CDS encoding response regulator transcription factor produces MDFTPYLDSLSNGNLDEVLLSVAVQGKVALALKGRFFLRCLCESFSSSTLIGCAVTDEQSCLSYLQQEPYELLICTDFLENGNGFELARKARQCQPQLKVVVLALGDAIPVEYAEASWLEAVVAEADFIEDQKPLEAAVMAVMGHHSYRSPSLRSGQLPYLSCPRLTPREYEVLDLLASGLTDREIAEQLVVSEETARTYTKRLLKTLEVNNRVQAVLKGMRCGMVQI; encoded by the coding sequence ATGGACTTCACGCCGTATCTCGACAGCCTCAGCAACGGCAATCTCGATGAGGTGCTGTTGTCGGTGGCGGTGCAAGGCAAGGTGGCACTGGCCCTGAAGGGGCGTTTTTTTCTGCGTTGCCTCTGCGAAAGCTTCAGCTCATCCACCCTGATCGGTTGCGCCGTCACCGATGAGCAGAGTTGCCTCAGCTATCTCCAGCAGGAGCCCTACGAACTGCTGATCTGCACCGACTTTCTGGAAAACGGCAACGGCTTTGAACTGGCCCGCAAGGCGCGTCAATGCCAACCCCAACTGAAGGTGGTGGTGCTGGCCCTCGGTGATGCCATCCCGGTGGAATACGCCGAAGCCAGCTGGCTGGAGGCGGTGGTGGCGGAAGCGGATTTCATCGAAGACCAGAAACCGCTGGAGGCGGCCGTGATGGCCGTGATGGGTCATCACTCCTACCGGAGCCCCTCGTTGCGCTCCGGCCAACTGCCGTATCTGAGCTGCCCGCGGCTGACGCCGCGCGAATACGAGGTGCTCGATCTGCTCGCCAGCGGTCTCACCGACCGCGAAATCGCCGAACAACTGGTGGTGAGCGAAGAAACGGCGCGCACTTACACCAAACGGCTGCTCAAAACGCTGGAGGTGAACAACCGCGTGCAGGCGGTGCTCAAAGGGATGCGCTGCGGCATGGTTCAGATCTGA
- a CDS encoding choice-of-anchor I family protein, with the protein MAFLREAQSSIDLGGAEILDYHPGRKIAAVITGGSNLSLVSYAKGFDQPELLRELELEGDAQSVAINDQGLIAVALSVNDNNDGRIAFYQLNDKNKAVKKGSVAVGNLPDSISFSPDGSVLVSANEGEPSKFYGTEDGVDPEGSISVIRIRDGKPGASKVTTLGFGAYSTEALRGLGIRISGENPTPRLDIEPEYVSISPNGRKAYITLQENNGIAQVDLKRRKIDSIFSQGEKSWSGIAIDSTDDDGVYAPGIKTLFGLRMADGIETFQHKGKTYLITADEGDSRVRPDDVNFEAILGDETTYSFGDNLTDGVLATLEDELTGASIYVYGSADVGNRGNFEADQGDELFITLKYGAVSDDGFYSDEKRAGKLTEGDPTLLSEGRIKTVSDSNDPVTGIRSFGGRSFTIFDSKGSVVYDSGNLLDQITNAAGFYDDGRSDDKSIEPEGVAVATIKNRRFAFIGLERPFNQNDPDELGTFIPVFEITQPSAPTYLGAFSGAGSLSPEGLSWVGDGKRGGYLLVANEVSGTLDSFRFNLGMA; encoded by the coding sequence ATGGCATTCCTGCGCGAGGCACAATCCAGCATCGATCTGGGTGGGGCCGAGATCCTTGACTACCACCCTGGCCGCAAGATTGCCGCCGTGATCACCGGTGGCTCCAACCTCTCCCTGGTGAGCTATGCCAAAGGATTTGACCAGCCTGAGCTACTGCGTGAGCTGGAGCTCGAGGGCGATGCCCAGAGCGTAGCCATCAACGATCAGGGGCTGATTGCCGTCGCACTGTCGGTGAACGACAACAATGATGGACGCATTGCCTTCTACCAGCTGAATGACAAAAACAAAGCTGTCAAGAAGGGAAGCGTGGCGGTTGGCAACCTGCCCGATTCGATCAGCTTTAGCCCCGACGGCTCAGTGCTGGTGAGTGCCAATGAAGGCGAACCCAGCAAGTTTTATGGCACGGAAGACGGTGTCGATCCTGAGGGAAGCATCTCCGTCATCCGAATTCGTGATGGCAAGCCCGGTGCTTCGAAGGTGACCACCCTCGGCTTTGGCGCATACAGCACCGAAGCCTTGCGCGGCTTGGGCATTCGGATTAGTGGCGAGAATCCCACGCCGCGGCTCGATATTGAGCCGGAATACGTGAGCATCAGCCCCAACGGCCGCAAGGCTTACATCACCCTGCAAGAGAACAATGGCATTGCTCAGGTTGATCTGAAACGACGCAAAATCGACTCAATCTTCAGCCAGGGCGAGAAGAGCTGGTCTGGCATCGCCATCGACAGCACGGATGATGATGGGGTCTACGCCCCCGGCATCAAGACTCTCTTCGGTCTACGCATGGCCGATGGAATCGAGACCTTCCAGCACAAAGGCAAGACCTATCTGATCACGGCCGATGAAGGCGATAGCCGTGTTCGCCCGGATGATGTGAACTTTGAGGCCATCCTCGGCGATGAAACCACCTACTCCTTCGGCGACAACCTCACCGACGGCGTGCTCGCCACCCTTGAAGACGAACTGACGGGTGCATCGATCTATGTGTACGGATCGGCCGACGTTGGCAACCGTGGCAACTTTGAGGCCGATCAAGGGGATGAGTTGTTCATCACCCTCAAATATGGCGCTGTCAGCGATGACGGCTTCTACTCTGATGAGAAAAGAGCCGGCAAACTCACCGAGGGAGATCCCACGCTCCTTAGCGAAGGCCGAATCAAAACGGTGAGCGACAGCAACGACCCTGTCACCGGCATCCGCAGCTTCGGCGGGCGTTCCTTCACGATCTTCGATTCCAAAGGATCGGTGGTGTACGACTCGGGCAACCTGCTCGACCAAATCACCAACGCAGCGGGCTTCTACGACGATGGCCGCAGCGACGACAAGAGCATCGAGCCCGAAGGCGTTGCGGTGGCCACCATCAAAAACCGCCGCTTTGCCTTCATCGGCCTGGAGCGGCCCTTCAACCAGAACGACCCCGACGAGCTGGGCACGTTCATCCCCGTGTTCGAGATCACCCAACCCTCTGCACCCACTTACCTGGGCGCTTTCAGCGGCGCTGGATCGCTCTCGCCCGAAGGGCTCAGCTGGGTGGGTGATGGCAAGCGCGGCGGCTACCTACTGGTCGCGAATGAGGTGAGCGGCACGCTGGATTCCTTCCGATTCAACCTCGGGATGGCTTGA
- a CDS encoding alpha/beta hydrolase, with amino-acid sequence MVHGLLDTPAVFGRLRQQLAGRRELLISPALPLRLGRTSVQEAARLLDRELEWMAPRFGVMDVLGFSMGGVIARTWIQRLGGERRTRRFISLGSPQQGTWTAQPWSSRLFPGLADLKPGSPLLQGLNSDLEGLRRVECHSFYSALDLAVVPAWSAVLPVGSQRVLPVATHPQLLRDPAALAPLVAELLRD; translated from the coding sequence TTGGTGCATGGCCTGCTCGACACCCCTGCGGTGTTCGGGCGGTTGCGGCAACAGCTTGCGGGGCGTCGTGAGCTGTTAATCAGCCCAGCGCTCCCCCTGCGATTAGGCCGCACGTCGGTGCAGGAGGCGGCTCGCTTGCTCGATCGCGAGCTGGAATGGATGGCGCCCCGTTTTGGGGTGATGGATGTGTTGGGGTTTTCGATGGGTGGGGTGATCGCGCGCACCTGGATTCAGCGGCTGGGTGGTGAGCGCCGCACGCGCCGCTTCATCAGCCTGGGCAGTCCGCAGCAGGGCACCTGGACGGCGCAGCCCTGGTCGAGCCGGCTTTTCCCTGGGTTGGCCGATCTCAAGCCCGGCAGCCCTTTGCTCCAGGGGCTCAACAGCGATCTCGAGGGGTTACGCCGGGTGGAATGCCACAGCTTTTATTCCGCCCTTGATCTGGCGGTGGTGCCGGCCTGGAGCGCCGTGTTGCCCGTGGGCAGCCAGCGGGTGTTGCCTGTCGCCACCCACCCTCAGCTGCTGCGGGATCCAGCCGCGTTGGCACCGTTGGTGGCTGAATTGCTGCGCGATTGA
- a CDS encoding ribbon-helix-helix protein, CopG family → MNPAGPWEIDQTRLPQQVELDLPAEVMDWLQKRSAQSGRSVSELILELIDQGLQQRRDAAQEDASGGTN, encoded by the coding sequence ATGAATCCTGCAGGCCCATGGGAGATCGATCAAACCCGCCTGCCGCAGCAAGTGGAACTGGATCTACCGGCTGAGGTGATGGATTGGCTCCAGAAGCGATCCGCTCAGAGCGGACGGTCGGTGAGCGAATTGATCCTCGAGCTGATCGATCAAGGACTCCAGCAGCGACGCGATGCCGCTCAAGAGGATGCCAGCGGCGGCACCAACTAA
- a CDS encoding CP12 domain-containing protein produces MENIEAHLAKLKAELDQARQSGDTAKINHLEGELKDLETYQQHHPGEQKDPSPLEVYCDLNPQAPECLVYDD; encoded by the coding sequence TTGGAGAACATCGAAGCCCACCTGGCCAAGCTGAAGGCTGAGCTCGATCAGGCCCGCCAGAGCGGCGACACCGCCAAGATCAACCACCTCGAAGGCGAGCTCAAGGATCTGGAGACCTACCAGCAGCACCACCCCGGCGAGCAGAAAGATCCCTCACCGCTCGAGGTGTATTGCGACCTCAATCCACAAGCCCCTGAGTGCCTCGTCTACGACGACTGA
- the selD gene encoding selenide, water dikinase SelD: MRSPHRQPPARSLLVLAGGGHTHALLLRRWIMRPRLKPEAVAVFLVNRSSTALYSGMVPGLVAGLYPHEDCAIDLRDLCRRAGVTFLQAEISGVDLEGQLLRLADRPPLRFDALSLNVGCQTRWRDPSSSAVVPVKPLEPFLAWLEQRLQMPQSPPVRIRGGGAAAVEVAMALRARGLAAELLVRARQLQLGSPAANAAALQCLTRAGIPIHWGTDDQAPADLACTGSEAPPWLAASGLPAEAETGRVLTEASLQVQGLPQLFASGDCAVIAADPRPAAGVWAVRSAPVLADNLWRHFSRPQQPLRVWKPQRWALQLLGDGSLQALAFYGPFSVGPARWLWRWKDRIDRRFMQGFLPAAPMAAAEAPMACRGCAAKLPAAPLEAALMRLDPEGIAPAPQDAACLDRNGHGELLLQSVDGFPALLDDPWLNARLTTLHACSDLWACGARLHSLQAVVTLPEAAPALQEEVLLHTLAGVRSVLEPEGATLLGGHTLEGRDGAGLGLTLAVNGLVRPERQWPKGPLAEGQRLLLTRPIGTGVLFAAAMAGAARPAWLDAALEVMQQSQAPLVDLLAAHGCQACTDVTGFGLLGHLGEMLGSALQVLLDPEAIPALPGALELLEQGLSSTLAPANARALALLEASGSVRLSGAATAAQQQLWIDPQTCGPLLAALPEASAPAALAAIQAAGFYQAALIGRVL; this comes from the coding sequence TTGCGCTCACCGCATCGGCAGCCACCGGCTCGATCCTTGCTGGTGCTTGCCGGTGGCGGCCACACCCATGCCTTGCTGTTGCGCCGCTGGATCATGCGGCCGCGGCTGAAGCCTGAGGCGGTGGCGGTGTTCCTGGTGAATCGCAGCAGCACCGCGCTCTATTCCGGGATGGTGCCGGGCCTGGTGGCCGGCCTCTATCCGCATGAAGACTGCGCCATTGATCTGCGCGATCTGTGCCGGCGAGCGGGGGTGACCTTTCTCCAGGCGGAGATCAGCGGTGTGGATCTTGAGGGCCAGCTGCTGCGCTTGGCGGATCGCCCGCCCCTGCGCTTTGACGCCTTGAGCCTGAATGTGGGCTGCCAGACCCGCTGGCGTGATCCCAGCTCGAGCGCTGTTGTGCCGGTGAAGCCCCTCGAGCCGTTTCTGGCTTGGCTGGAGCAGCGTTTGCAGATGCCGCAGAGCCCCCCCGTGCGCATTCGTGGGGGCGGGGCCGCGGCGGTGGAAGTGGCGATGGCGCTGCGGGCCCGCGGTTTGGCAGCGGAACTGCTCGTGCGCGCCCGGCAGCTGCAGCTCGGATCACCGGCGGCGAATGCCGCTGCTCTGCAGTGCCTCACCCGTGCCGGGATCCCGATTCATTGGGGCACCGATGATCAGGCACCCGCCGACCTCGCCTGCACCGGCAGTGAAGCGCCGCCTTGGTTGGCGGCCAGTGGCCTGCCTGCGGAGGCGGAAACGGGCCGGGTGCTGACCGAGGCCAGCCTGCAGGTGCAGGGGCTCCCGCAGCTGTTTGCCAGCGGCGATTGCGCCGTGATCGCGGCTGACCCCAGGCCTGCAGCTGGCGTTTGGGCCGTGCGCTCCGCGCCTGTGCTCGCCGACAACCTGTGGCGCCACTTCAGCCGGCCTCAACAGCCGCTGCGGGTCTGGAAGCCCCAGCGATGGGCTCTGCAGCTGTTGGGCGATGGCAGCTTGCAGGCGCTGGCGTTTTACGGGCCCTTCAGCGTTGGCCCTGCACGTTGGTTGTGGCGCTGGAAAGACCGCATCGATCGCCGCTTCATGCAGGGCTTCCTGCCAGCGGCGCCCATGGCGGCCGCCGAGGCGCCGATGGCCTGCCGCGGTTGCGCCGCCAAGCTGCCGGCTGCTCCCTTGGAGGCGGCTTTGATGCGCCTCGATCCGGAAGGCATCGCGCCAGCACCCCAGGATGCCGCCTGCCTGGATCGCAATGGGCACGGTGAGCTGCTGCTGCAAAGCGTGGATGGCTTTCCGGCCCTGCTCGATGACCCCTGGCTCAATGCCCGCCTCACCACCCTGCATGCCTGCAGTGATCTCTGGGCCTGCGGGGCGCGGCTCCACAGCCTGCAAGCGGTGGTGACCCTGCCGGAGGCGGCGCCGGCGCTGCAGGAGGAGGTGTTGCTCCACACCCTGGCGGGCGTGCGCTCGGTGCTCGAGCCGGAGGGGGCAACGCTGCTGGGCGGCCACACCCTCGAGGGGCGCGATGGGGCGGGGCTGGGGCTCACCCTGGCGGTGAATGGGCTGGTGAGGCCAGAGCGTCAGTGGCCGAAGGGCCCCCTGGCGGAAGGCCAGCGGTTGTTGCTCACCCGCCCGATCGGCACGGGGGTGCTCTTTGCGGCGGCGATGGCGGGAGCAGCGCGGCCCGCCTGGCTCGATGCTGCCCTGGAGGTGATGCAGCAAAGCCAGGCGCCCTTGGTGGATCTACTGGCCGCCCATGGCTGCCAGGCCTGCACGGACGTGACTGGTTTTGGCCTGCTCGGCCATCTGGGGGAAATGCTCGGATCTGCTCTGCAGGTGCTGTTGGATCCAGAGGCCATCCCTGCCCTGCCCGGGGCCTTGGAGCTGTTGGAGCAGGGGCTGAGCAGCACCTTGGCGCCCGCCAATGCCCGGGCCCTGGCTTTGCTGGAGGCTTCCGGCTCGGTGCGGCTCAGCGGCGCCGCCACGGCAGCCCAGCAACAGCTGTGGATTGACCCGCAGACCTGCGGCCCGTTGCTCGCGGCGTTGCCTGAGGCTTCAGCCCCGGCTGCCCTGGCGGCGATTCAGGCGGCTGGCTTTTACCAGGCCGCCCTGATCGGCCGGGTGCTCTAG
- a CDS encoding beta-glucosidase, with amino-acid sequence MDPLRAALQAQAEALLQQLSLKEKLALISGSTAFWPGMAAIAFRDAPHQHPWPAGVLPRLGLNGLQFVDGPRGVVLEGGATTFPVAMARGASWNPELEAQIGAAIALEARSFGANWVAAVCVNLLRYPGWGRAQETYGEDPLHVGAMGAACTRGLQRHAMACVKHLALNSIDSSRFVVDVQINPRVLHELFLPQFRACVEAGAGSVMSAYNRVNGTWCGQHPLLLQQILKQRWGFEGVVVSDFIFGIRDGVTALQAGQDLEMPFRMLWRHSLESAIEQGDIALQRLNDAVRRQLIQQLSVPATAPPASVRGCKAHRRLARQAARESIVLLRNRDQELPWQQLRSLAVIGRLAMQPNLGDHGSSDTRPQPGQVVTPLEGLRHAAPQLAIHTDPGTHPSHAAAVASRCDAALLVVGLDWRLEGEHIHPGDIAPILASVPPPEWMLRLIDWRRLQPWWTPIAQSMAWITSHASPPTGGNFASGDRTDLQLPPDQIALINAVAAANPHTVVALMGGGVVITQPWDQQVAGLLLLWYPGQEGGHALADVLLGHASPSGRLPFAIPQNSSDLPRLNPHAQQVHYDLWHGYRCLQHQRRPAAYPFGFGLSYSAFACSELSLQRSEGAIDLSLLVHNCGSWPAAEVVQVYLEPPGQRVERPGRTLVAFQRIELRRNERRRLQLQVPLRQLATFDPQQDGWVLEPGLHRLVVARHSDDTGLVAELNLEGGWLER; translated from the coding sequence ATGGATCCCCTCCGTGCCGCTCTCCAGGCCCAAGCTGAAGCACTGCTGCAACAGCTGAGTCTTAAGGAGAAGCTGGCTCTGATCAGTGGTTCCACAGCCTTCTGGCCGGGCATGGCCGCGATTGCCTTCCGGGATGCCCCCCATCAACACCCCTGGCCCGCGGGCGTGCTGCCGCGGCTGGGGCTGAACGGGCTGCAGTTTGTGGATGGCCCCAGGGGGGTGGTACTCGAAGGTGGTGCCACCACCTTCCCGGTGGCGATGGCCAGGGGCGCCAGCTGGAACCCTGAGCTCGAAGCGCAGATCGGTGCAGCCATTGCCCTGGAGGCCCGCAGCTTCGGGGCGAACTGGGTGGCAGCTGTGTGCGTGAATCTGCTGCGCTACCCCGGCTGGGGCCGGGCCCAGGAAACCTATGGCGAAGACCCGCTGCATGTGGGTGCCATGGGCGCAGCCTGCACGCGCGGCCTGCAACGCCACGCCATGGCCTGCGTGAAACACCTGGCCCTCAACTCGATCGACAGCTCACGCTTCGTGGTGGATGTGCAGATCAACCCCCGCGTGTTGCATGAGTTGTTTCTGCCGCAATTTCGGGCCTGCGTGGAGGCGGGAGCGGGTTCGGTGATGAGCGCCTACAACCGCGTGAACGGCACCTGGTGCGGCCAACATCCGCTGTTGCTGCAGCAGATCCTCAAGCAGCGCTGGGGCTTTGAGGGTGTTGTGGTGAGCGATTTCATCTTCGGGATCCGAGATGGCGTGACCGCGCTCCAGGCCGGACAAGATCTGGAGATGCCGTTTCGCATGCTCTGGCGCCACAGCCTCGAAAGCGCCATCGAGCAAGGCGATATTGCGCTGCAGCGCCTCAACGATGCGGTGCGGCGCCAACTGATCCAGCAGCTGAGCGTGCCCGCCACGGCGCCGCCCGCCAGCGTGCGCGGCTGCAAGGCCCATCGCCGGCTGGCACGGCAGGCGGCGCGGGAATCGATCGTGCTTCTGCGCAACCGCGATCAAGAGCTGCCCTGGCAGCAGCTGCGCTCGTTAGCTGTGATCGGACGGCTGGCGATGCAGCCCAACCTGGGGGATCACGGCTCCTCCGACACACGGCCGCAACCGGGGCAGGTGGTCACGCCATTGGAGGGCCTGCGCCATGCCGCGCCCCAGCTCGCCATCCACACCGACCCAGGCACCCACCCATCCCACGCCGCAGCTGTGGCATCCCGCTGTGATGCGGCGCTGCTGGTGGTGGGATTGGATTGGCGCTTGGAGGGAGAACACATCCACCCCGGCGACATCGCCCCCATCCTGGCCTCGGTGCCGCCGCCGGAGTGGATGCTGCGGCTCATCGACTGGCGCCGGCTGCAGCCGTGGTGGACGCCAATCGCCCAAAGCATGGCCTGGATCACCAGCCATGCCTCTCCCCCCACCGGCGGCAACTTCGCCAGTGGTGATCGCACCGACCTGCAGCTTCCCCCCGATCAGATCGCCCTGATCAACGCCGTGGCCGCAGCCAATCCCCACACCGTGGTGGCGCTGATGGGGGGAGGGGTGGTGATCACGCAGCCCTGGGATCAGCAGGTGGCTGGCTTGCTGCTGCTCTGGTATCCGGGCCAGGAGGGAGGCCACGCCCTGGCGGATGTGCTGCTGGGGCACGCCTCTCCATCGGGCCGCTTGCCCTTTGCGATCCCGCAGAACAGCAGCGATCTGCCCAGGCTGAATCCCCACGCCCAACAGGTGCACTACGACCTCTGGCACGGCTACCGCTGCTTGCAACACCAGCGGCGGCCCGCGGCCTATCCCTTTGGCTTTGGCCTCTCCTACAGCGCCTTTGCCTGCTCGGAACTGAGCCTGCAGCGCTCCGAGGGAGCGATCGACCTCAGTCTGCTGGTGCACAACTGCGGCAGCTGGCCTGCGGCGGAGGTGGTGCAGGTGTATCTCGAGCCGCCGGGGCAGCGGGTGGAGCGGCCCGGGCGCACGCTGGTGGCGTTTCAACGGATCGAACTGCGCCGAAACGAGCGGCGGCGGCTGCAGCTGCAGGTGCCCCTGCGGCAGCTCGCCACCTTTGATCCACAGCAGGATGGCTGGGTGCTGGAGCCAGGGCTGCATCGCCTGGTGGTGGCCCGCCACAGCGATGACACGGGCCTAGTCGCCGAGCTCAACCTGGAAGGCGGCTGGTTGGAGCGCTGA
- a CDS encoding TolC family protein: protein MRRRSRHRFKALALVLGPLAALALRPAGAMPLQTQAVPAPQQPLALTLDQAIALGMGQSLALRNSGLVVDESRALQGLARARFMPKLDLVGLGTYGQVGTDIGFISNLPAIGDLNFELGGDGYAVVQNTFVNVGLALTVPLIDFSRGPLQKAARAGVAAAEAQGSEQQRRTRFAIQTAYLNAQLAEALIPVWESALQVSTRLLSDARAIRREGLAARIDTLQAEALVETDRQGLAEARSQRTIALSALARQLDLPPEQAVSIEDPLLPGPAWTLGLDPTLQRALQDRPALEALDQQRQANLARIQVARASGLPQLGLLLGGGISGDWLNVPVLNTSPRVSVNGAAGPDLPTVNTSGSVSGSFYDWGAVLGLRQPLFDGGLTREAVALAKRRAQQSELAIEIAEQAITQQVETFYASHQAAGPQMRAAAAAAAAGAEAVRDALLRYRAGVAPITELLIAQRNLQAARSAEAVAIHRWNLSRAGLELETGTTAAESGSPASL, encoded by the coding sequence TTGCGCCGCCGATCGCGCCACCGTTTCAAGGCTCTGGCCCTGGTGCTTGGTCCGCTCGCGGCCCTGGCCCTGAGGCCCGCCGGCGCCATGCCGCTCCAAACCCAGGCGGTGCCTGCTCCGCAGCAGCCCTTGGCGCTCACGCTTGATCAGGCCATCGCGCTCGGCATGGGCCAATCCTTGGCGTTGCGCAACAGCGGGCTGGTGGTGGATGAGAGCCGGGCCTTGCAGGGGCTGGCGCGCGCCCGCTTCATGCCCAAGCTCGATCTGGTGGGCTTGGGCACCTACGGCCAGGTGGGTACCGACATCGGCTTCATCTCCAACCTGCCCGCCATCGGCGACCTCAACTTCGAGCTGGGCGGCGATGGCTACGCCGTGGTGCAGAACACCTTCGTGAATGTGGGCCTTGCCCTCACGGTTCCGCTCATCGATTTCAGCCGTGGGCCGTTGCAGAAGGCGGCGCGGGCTGGTGTGGCGGCCGCTGAAGCGCAGGGAAGTGAACAGCAACGGCGCACGCGCTTCGCCATCCAGACCGCCTATCTCAACGCCCAGCTCGCCGAAGCGCTGATTCCCGTATGGGAGAGCGCGCTGCAAGTGTCAACGCGGCTGCTCAGCGATGCCCGCGCGATCCGCCGCGAAGGCTTGGCGGCACGCATCGACACCCTCCAGGCCGAGGCCCTGGTGGAAACCGATCGGCAGGGTTTGGCGGAAGCCCGTTCGCAGCGCACGATCGCCCTCAGTGCCCTGGCTCGCCAGCTCGATCTACCGCCGGAGCAAGCGGTGAGCATTGAGGATCCACTGTTGCCCGGCCCGGCCTGGACGCTCGGTTTAGATCCCACGCTGCAACGGGCGTTGCAGGACAGGCCAGCTCTTGAAGCCCTCGATCAGCAGCGCCAGGCCAACCTCGCCCGCATCCAGGTGGCGCGTGCCTCGGGCCTGCCCCAGCTTGGGTTGTTGCTGGGTGGGGGCATCAGTGGCGACTGGCTCAACGTGCCTGTGCTCAACACCAGCCCCCGGGTTTCGGTGAACGGTGCCGCAGGCCCTGACCTCCCCACCGTGAACACCAGCGGCAGCGTGTCCGGCAGCTTCTACGACTGGGGTGCGGTGCTGGGGCTGCGCCAGCCTTTGTTTGATGGCGGCCTCACCCGTGAAGCCGTTGCGTTGGCCAAGCGCCGCGCTCAGCAGAGCGAGCTGGCGATCGAGATCGCGGAGCAGGCCATTACCCAGCAGGTGGAAACCTTCTATGCCAGCCACCAGGCAGCAGGGCCGCAAATGCGAGCCGCGGCGGCTGCAGCCGCTGCCGGTGCCGAGGCTGTGCGCGATGCACTGCTGCGCTACAGGGCGGGCGTCGCGCCGATCACCGAGTTGTTGATCGCGCAACGCAACCTCCAGGCGGCCCGCTCCGCCGAAGCGGTGGCGATCCACCGCTGGAATCTCAGCCGCGCTGGCTTGGAGCTGGAAACCGGCACCACGGCTGCGGAGAGCGGCTCCCCCGCCTCTCTTTAA